GCATAAAGTAAGCAAATAAATGATACACTTTATCAATATTACTATAGCTTACTTCAATTTTTGGCATTTTCATCAAGCTTAAATATGCAATACTAATTGTGATGCCTATAGCTATGATAAAAAAATTATCCTTGAATAAGCTCTTTATAAGCTTCTGCATCTAATAAGTTTGCTATTTGTGAACTATCTGACATTTCTATTTTAATCATCCAACCTTTACCATAAGGATCAGAATTTACTAATTCTGGTTCGTCTTCTAATTCTTCGTTAAAAGCTGTTACTTCACCAGTTAAAGGCATAAATAAATCTGAAACTGTTTTAACAGCTTCTACAGATCCAAAAATTTCGCCTTCTTCTACAGTATCATCTAAAGTGTCTACATCTACATAAACGATGTCTCCTAATTCGCCTTGCGCAAATTCTGTAATACCTACTGTTGCTACATTGCCTTCAATTTTAATCCACTCGTGGTCTTTAGTGTATTTTAATTCTGATGGTAAATTCATTCTTTTAATAATTTGATGTTGTTATTTTTAATTTCCTCCTAAGTTGTAAATAATATTAAATCCACCATTTATAGCCTGTCTAGGGAAAGTGGTAGAAATTGCATATTTAGATGTTTGATGATTGTAATAAAACGATGCTGTTAAACTATTACTCAATCTATAATCGGCTGTAAATTTAATGGAAAATAATTTTTGACCACCACTAATTTGATCATTATCTTCATCTACAGATCTAATTTGTGTTAAATTATCTCTTAAAGATACATCTGCTCTTAAATTTATATCACCTTTTAAGGTTTGTTTTTTTCCTGTAAAACGTGTATTGAATTTTACATCTTTAAAAACATATCCCATTCCGAATATAAATTCAGTACCCTTAATATCAGTTAAAGTACTATTGTTAAAATTCATGGTAAGTGTTCTATCTCTTTTTACTTCTCCTCTTAATGAAAAAGAATTTCTCATTTTCATGTCTAATTTAATTAGAGGTGAAAATTCATCAACCAAAGTAACAGCAGCGACTAATAATTCAGGTTCATAATTGTCTGCAACATTTATATTTCCATAAGGATTATTTGCATCATATTGTAAGTTATTGGTAAAGCTAGATACTGTGTATGAAGATCTATAACCATGTGAAACTACAAAATTACTAAAGTTATTCTTAAAGAACTTGAACTTCATTAATCCGTTATAACGTAATGTCCAGTTAGGAATTGGAATATTTCTAAACAACCCTGTATTTACTTTATCTGGACTTTTACCAGAATATGCAGCCATAAAAGCTGGTAATAAAACTTGTTGACTATTCTCTCCGAAACCACTTACAGGTACTCCATTTTCTGTAGCTAACCTGTTTGAAAGAATACTTCTATAATCTCTCATTTTTTGAAATAAAGCATCTCCATCTGTAAATGCAGTTGATACCATAGAATAACTTGTACTAAAGTTTCCTGTTTCAAAGAAAGGTGTGTCTTCAAATTGATTGCTACCACTTAGTAAATCCAATTGCTGAGAAATATCTCTAGTTTGAATTTTATTTCCTCTAACATCTATATTTAAATCTTTTATTGGTTTTAAAGTAAATGTGTAATCTAATTTATTGTAATGCGTTTTACTAAACGTTTTACTATAATATTCATCACCTTGATTTCTTGTTACAAACCAACCATTTTCTAAAGCTCTATTTCTAATGTCTACTTGACTTCCGAATGCAAAAGAACTTGGTGCTCCTCCTAAAAAGCCAATATCTTCACTATAACCTGGTAATAATTGTCCGTTATTTTCTGAATAACTTATTTTTCCTTGTTTTACAGAAGTTAGAATATCATAAGTTCCTTTTAAGATCTTCTTACCTATAGATAATTTTTTATTTTTATTAACCCTTCCCGGAGTTCTTGGTAAACCAGTACCTTTTAACCCTTTCGAATTTTTACGTTGCGCTTTGGTTAATAATAATTTTTCGAAACCTAAGCTTTTATAAATTTTATCAAAACTTAGTGTTGTATTTATATTGTGTGTATTTGCATTCTGAATAACGTTTCCAACAAGTTCTACAGAAGAAACATCAACACCATTTATATTTATTGTGCTTTGTGGTGCTGCTTGCCAATCGAAATCTGCTGTATAGGCATAATCTGCTTTTATAAACTTTAAAAAAGGAATTTTATCAATTGGTAAATTGTACGTTCCGTTTAATTTTTGGTGATAATGATTTGCTCTTCCTGTATTAAAGAAATCGTCAAATACTTGTATATCATCACTGTTATTAAAGGTATCGTATAAGTAACTATTTGTTGCGTTAAAGTTTAATTGTAGCGACTTTGTTAAATCAAAACCAATCGTATAGTCCCAATCAAACATAAACCTACGTTGTTTTAATTCTGGTTGAGGAGATAATCCTTCTATTAAGTTTCTAGATTGCTGTTCGTTATAATTTCTATTGATGCTAGAATTTACAGCAAATGTTTTAGGAATAGGGTTAAAGTTAAAGTCTTTAATTAGTTTAAAGTATTTACTTTCTAAAGCTGTAGAGTTTTTGAAAGGTTCTATAGGTTTAGAATCGAAACTAAAGTTATAAGAAGCAGAAGCTCTAACACTTTCGTTAATACGTTTTTTAATGTTGTAATTTCTTTGGAACTCTTTATTATGAGCGTAAGAAACTGCTAAATTTTCTACATCGTAGAATTTAGGTTTTTTAGTAGAATTAGGATTTCTATTCTTTTTAACATTGGTAAAACTAATACTTGTTCTTTTTGTATAATCTCTAGAGAACTCACTATTATCATTTGCTTCTAAAGCATCAGCCAATTCTACATCTTGATATTGAGGATCGTATTTTGGATCAATATATTTTTCTCCTACACTATAACTCATTGGTAATTGAATTCCCCATTCTTTAGGAGTAAAAACCTTACCTAAATTTATAGTGGTAGCAAAATCGTATTGTTTAGTTTCATCTAAACTACGTTGTCCTACTCTGTCTTCTACGTTACCAAAACCAATTGTAGACATACTTCCTGATAATGATACGTTTGCAACATCAGCAAAATTAGCATCAGCATTTACAACAGCTGCCCAACCACCATCATTATCAAACCCTGAAGAACGTAATTCATTAAACCAAACTTCTCCACTTATAGGTGCAGTTGTTTTATTTTTTATTCCTAATACAATTGTTTTTAATTGTGCTAAAGTTGGGTTTCCTTTTACAGAAATAGTATAAGGTATTGATGGGTCTTGTTCTGTTGATGTAAATAAATCTATAATTGAAAAATCTATTTTATCTCTTTCTAGTTTTACCAACCCAAAAGTTTCTAAAAAAGCATCTAAGTTATTTGCTTCTGGCCAAAGATCTAAAGCAGAAGTTCCGTTTGTAGAAACTTTTAAAGGCATTTCTATTTGGTAGTAGTTGTCATTTAAGTCTGTTCCTAATCTTATTATTGCAGAAAAGTCATCATCATTTATAGCAAGTGCTCCTTCATTTTTTTGAAGATGCATAAACATTTTTAAGTTTTTAAATCGTCTTAAATCGATACTAATATTTTTATATATTGCTCTTGCTTCATTTGCAGGCAAGTTGTTTACTTTTAAGGTAACAGATTGTTCATTTTGTAATTGTACAGTTGTACTTCCTTGTAAACGCTCTCTTTCTATTCCTGGAGGTTGTATGTAGCTTCCTTCGTTTTGTTCTATACTAACAACACCTACTTCAAAATCTTTTAATTCATCATCATCTAAATCGATAGGAGTTGTAAGATCTTCGTCTAAAGTTTTAGTATAACGTCTCCAATCTCCACGTACCAAATCTAATTCACCCATTCTAATTACAACGGGCATTTTAAAATTTGTTAAATACATTCTTATAAAACGGATGCTATTAAAATCAGAAATCTCATTTACAGATACTCCACTTCTTATAGGAACTCTAAATTGATACCATGTTGTTTTTTGAGTTCCTCCGTTATCTAAAGTAACATTGGTTATTTTTTCATCAACAATAAAATTCTTTCCAACAACTAAATCATTTCTATTCATAGAAACTTTATACTCGTAGTAACTTTCTACGGTATTCATTGTTTGATCTTTGTTGATATCTTCTACATCTGGATATGTTGTTGAAGATATTGGATACGTTTCTGTTGATTGATTTAATGTTGGTGAATTCCCCTCAGTATTATTGTAGTTTTTATATCTGGTAATAATAGAAGCATCAATTGCATCTAATTCAGCACCTCTAAAAAATTGAAAATTATCTGAAGCAGGATCAATTAAGTTCGCGTAATTAGTTCCGCTAATTCCATCAAGACCTCTTTCTTCTAAATCACTTAAACCATCAAAACCAACATCTTGATTTGTTCTTGCGTCATCTTCTTCATTAAACGCATAAATAATTGATGCGTTTGATGGTACTTTACCCCAAGTTGTTGCGTTTGTATTTATATCTCCACCAGTTTCTGGCATTCCATTTTCATACATTTTACGACTATCCTTTAAGATGTCTTCAGAAACGTTACCTAAGTTAATATATAAATCTCCAATTTGATTTGAAGGGTCTGTAGGATTCATGCCTGCAGGTAAACCTTCTTCATTAGTCATTGAGTAATTTTCATAAGGATCCATTACCCAAAATTGAACATACTCAATATTTGCTTGATCAAAATTATTTGTAGTTAAAGGACGCATAATTCCACCCCAGTTTGTTTCCGGATTTGGTAAGGTTACACTTTCACCAATAAAAGTTGCATTTGGGTTATAATTATAAGAACCCCTTTCTTCAGGAAAATAAGCTAAATCTAATGTTCTAATTAAAGAGTTTTGAGTGATATCTAATTGTACATTAGGAAATAATTCGCCGTAATTTATTTGTCTTGTTTCTGCTCTAGAAAGCTCATCAGCATTAATGCTTGATGGTGTGTCTCCAGCTCCATAAAAAATTTGATCTACATTATACCAAGCTAATTTTGCTCTTTTATAATTGTAATCTAAATCGCTACTTGTTCCATTAAAAACATCATTTGCTTTATTTTGAGGTGTACTAGCTTCGTACCAATCTAATGGAGATAATATACTAATAGGTATTTGTGATGCTTCAAAATCATCGATATAAGTTGTTGCAGCACCAGTTACATCTATTCCACTTGGCGTTCCAGGTAATAAATAAGCCATATCTGCTCTAACTGATAAGTTAGAAGGTACATCTGTATCTACAAAAGGTAATTTATTTGCTAGTTTTGTAAAGTAAGGTACTTCTGTAGCGTAATCTATATTTGCCCCAAACATGGTATTGTTAATTGGGTCTGAACCAAAATTAACTTTTGCTGTAATTGGTCTTTCATTTACATTTAAGATGGTAGCACCAACTATAAATTTATCAGAAAACTTATGTTCAACATCTACACCCATAAAGGTTTTTCTCTGTTGATTAAAAACAGCATTATTCTCTGTTGAAACGCTAATTGGAGTCCCTGATGCTTGTAAACCTGGATCTATAATTTGTACACGACCTAATTGATAATCCACAACATAATCGACTCCTTCTACTAATTGCCTCCCTCCAGCAGTTACTTTTACAGAACCTCTAGGAACATTGAATGCGCCAATCGGAATTCCGCCAGAATTTTCTGATTTAAAATATCCTTTTAAGTAATACTTATCTTTATTTTGATAATTGTTCTGTACGTTAATCTTGGTGTTTAAATATAATTCTTTAAATAAATAAGATTCATCTACAGTTTCATCTAAACCAATATCATTAGAGTTTTTTTGGACTAAATCGTTTCCAAAAGGTTCTGGTTCTGGAAAAAAGATATATCCATTCTGGGAATTTACAGTAATACCTTCAACATAATCGAAAAACCCATCAGCAGATCTAAACTGACTTTGGTCTAGTTGATCTAATTTTAAAACTTGAATTAATGGTAAATTTGGGATTCCAACAGTTTGTGCATTTTGTAAAACGTTAGATGGAATTCCTGTTTGATCATCTCTATATTGTATTTCAAAAAGAAAGCCATCTTGTGATAAAGGATACGCACCTAATGCATACACGTTTTTCATCATTAAACGCCAAGTAGGAAAAGACTCTTCAATAGTAACACCATTTACAACTCTATCTCTTTTTGTTTTTAAAATTTCACTACGTAATAATTTTACAGCTAAAGTTTGAGGTGCTAAAATTCCATCATTAGAAAATTCACCAACTTTAAAAGAAGTATCTGAGCTATTTGTAATACCTCCAGCAACTGTATATTCATAAGCAACTGCTAAAACTTCACCATCATTTAATCTTCTATTTAAAGAAATAAAACCTAATTGAGAATTTAAGGTAAATTCATTTGGGTCTAATCTTCTAGCGTTTTCTAATACAGAATAATCTGTACCTTCATTCATTTGATTATTACTAAAAGAGCTTAATGTGCTATTTAAGGTAGAAATACTTCTAATACCATTAGTTGGTGTTAATAAACTTGATAAATTATTAGATCCGTTTGCTGGAATATTTCCACCAGTTGTTGTTGGTGGTGAACCTATTGGTTGTACTTCACCAGTTTGATTTACCAAAACATCTGTATCAGATTCACCAATATCTGCAAAAGCAACAATACTTCTATAATCTTCTGTACTCGCGTTTCTGTTGGTAATCCAAACTTCTACTCTTGTGATATTTATTTGACTATTAATTAGTGGATAATTTTTTAATGAGTTCGCATAATTATCAATAAAATATTGTGATAAGAAAAAGTGACGATCATTATCATAATCTGTTGCTTGTAATTCAAATTCCTGAATCGAAGCTCCACCTTCTGCAACAACGGTTTTACTTTCTGAATTTTGCTGAGAAAAAACAGCGGTTATATTGGTGTTACCAAATTTTAATTGTGTTTTTACACCAAATAAACTTTGAGCACCATTAATTAAAGAGTTTTTAATTGGCATAGAAACATTACCAGCTTCAATTCCTTGTAAAATATCATCTTCAGTAGGCTCATAACCAATTTTCACTAAGTTCTGAAAATCGAAAGTAGATTGTGTGTCGTAATTTGCTGTGAAATCTAAACGTGTACCAACTTGTGCACGAATACTAGCATTAATTTGTTGATCAAAATCAAAAGTAAAACTACTTCTGTTTTCTTCTGATAATTGTGGGTTTTCTGTATTCTGATAAATAAATCCTAATTTTAAATTCAGGCTTCCAGTTGGAGTTACTTTAACTTCATTTCCTCCAAAAATAGTTTCAAAAAAATCTGAATTCACATAGTAAGTTGGCAATAAATCTTTTTGCGCATCTTTAGAACCTTTTTTCTTAGAATTTGTAGCACTTACTTTGTCTTTAAAGTATTGCGTCATATCTCTCTTTAAGCGATATTTTGCATATTCTTTTTGAGTAAGAAAAACAGGAGTTCTTGTATAGTAATCACCTATTTTTTCTATAATTACGTATTTGTTTAAATCTTTGTCAAAAATGATTTCTTTAGTTGCCAAATAATCTAAAAAGAGACCACCAGTTTGCTCTTTTTTAAAATTATATCTTAATTTTAGACTGTCTTTTTCTACGGATAAAGAATCATTTTTTTCACTTGTTTGCGCATACACAGAAATGTTTGCTATGAAAGCAAAAGCAAGAAATAAGAATGTTCTTTTTAAAAAATTACTCAATTTATTATAAGTTCTTTAAAGATAATTTTATTAAATTTTCAACGGAAGCATCTGGGTTATTTTTTAAAACCATAGAAACAACCTTGTCAGATTGCTTTTTATTAAAGCCTAAAACCTCTAAAGCAGATAACGCTTCATCTTTATTGGTATTGTTCGTAAATGTAGAAACTTCATCAATACTAAAGGTTTTTAGAATTTTATCTTTTAAATCTACAATGACCCTTTGTGCTGTTTTTGCTCCAATTCCTTTTACAGATTGAATTAGCGGAATATTTTCTGAAGCAATTGCATGTTGTATTTCTTCTGCGGTCATAGAAGATAACATAGTTCTTGCAATACTTGGTCCTACACCAGAAACTGAAATTAATAATTTAAAAACTTCTCTTTCTGTCTTCGTAAAAAAGCCAAAAAGTGTGTGTGCATCTTCTCTTATAGATAAATGTGTATATAAAATAACAGCTTCATCATCTGGTAGGCTAGAAAAAGTATTTAGTGAAATATGGAGTAAATAGCCAACACCATTGCAATCTACAACAACTTCTGTTGGGTTTTTCTCTACTAATCTTCCTCTAATTTGTGTAATCATAGAACTGTTTTTCAGGCTTCTAATGTAGCCATTTTTATTTGTTGTTTCTTTTTTCTTTTTCTTGTGCATCTACAGCAGCCAAAGCAGCCATATTTACCATTTCATCTACACTAGATCCTAATTGTAAAATATGTACAGGTTTACTTAAACCTAAAATAATAGGTCCAATAGATTCTGCGTTATTTACTTGTTTTAATAATTTGTAAGTAATATTTGCTGATTCTAAATTAGGGAAAATTAAAACATTTACTTTTTTCCCATTTAGTTTAGAAAAAGGAAATTCTTTTGCTAACATTTCTGGGTTTAGGGCAAAATCTGCTTGTAACTCTCCATCAACTACTGTATCAGGGAAATGACGATGTAAATACGAAACAGCTTCTCTAATTTTTTTAGAAGTTTCAGAATCTGAAGATCCAAAGTTAGAAAACGATACCATTGCCATATTTGCTTTCATACCAAACATTTTAACAAAGTTCCCCATCATTTGAGAAATCTTTACCAAATCTTTTGCAGTCGGATTTACATTAATCGTTGTATCTGATAAAAATAAAGGCCCCTGTTTTGTTAACATAAGGTTGGTCGCTGCAATTTTTGTAATTCCCTTATCTTTTTCAATCAGTTCTAAAATAGGTCTTAAAACTGTTGGGTAAGGTCTTGAGTATCCTGTAATTAAAGCATCCGCTTC
The window above is part of the Polaribacter sp. SA4-12 genome. Proteins encoded here:
- the ruvA gene encoding Holliday junction branch migration protein RuvA — encoded protein: MITQIRGRLVEKNPTEVVVDCNGVGYLLHISLNTFSSLPDDEAVILYTHLSIREDAHTLFGFFTKTEREVFKLLISVSGVGPSIARTMLSSMTAEEIQHAIASENIPLIQSVKGIGAKTAQRVIVDLKDKILKTFSIDEVSTFTNNTNKDEALSALEVLGFNKKQSDKVVSMVLKNNPDASVENLIKLSLKNL
- the sprA gene encoding T9SS outer membrane translocon Sov/SprA, with amino-acid sequence MSNFLKRTFLFLAFAFIANISVYAQTSEKNDSLSVEKDSLKLRYNFKKEQTGGLFLDYLATKEIIFDKDLNKYVIIEKIGDYYTRTPVFLTQKEYAKYRLKRDMTQYFKDKVSATNSKKKGSKDAQKDLLPTYYVNSDFFETIFGGNEVKVTPTGSLNLKLGFIYQNTENPQLSEENRSSFTFDFDQQINASIRAQVGTRLDFTANYDTQSTFDFQNLVKIGYEPTEDDILQGIEAGNVSMPIKNSLINGAQSLFGVKTQLKFGNTNITAVFSQQNSESKTVVAEGGASIQEFELQATDYDNDRHFFLSQYFIDNYANSLKNYPLINSQINITRVEVWITNRNASTEDYRSIVAFADIGESDTDVLVNQTGEVQPIGSPPTTTGGNIPANGSNNLSSLLTPTNGIRSISTLNSTLSSFSNNQMNEGTDYSVLENARRLDPNEFTLNSQLGFISLNRRLNDGEVLAVAYEYTVAGGITNSSDTSFKVGEFSNDGILAPQTLAVKLLRSEILKTKRDRVVNGVTIEESFPTWRLMMKNVYALGAYPLSQDGFLFEIQYRDDQTGIPSNVLQNAQTVGIPNLPLIQVLKLDQLDQSQFRSADGFFDYVEGITVNSQNGYIFFPEPEPFGNDLVQKNSNDIGLDETVDESYLFKELYLNTKINVQNNYQNKDKYYLKGYFKSENSGGIPIGAFNVPRGSVKVTAGGRQLVEGVDYVVDYQLGRVQIIDPGLQASGTPISVSTENNAVFNQQRKTFMGVDVEHKFSDKFIVGATILNVNERPITAKVNFGSDPINNTMFGANIDYATEVPYFTKLANKLPFVDTDVPSNLSVRADMAYLLPGTPSGIDVTGAATTYIDDFEASQIPISILSPLDWYEASTPQNKANDVFNGTSSDLDYNYKRAKLAWYNVDQIFYGAGDTPSSINADELSRAETRQINYGELFPNVQLDITQNSLIRTLDLAYFPEERGSYNYNPNATFIGESVTLPNPETNWGGIMRPLTTNNFDQANIEYVQFWVMDPYENYSMTNEEGLPAGMNPTDPSNQIGDLYINLGNVSEDILKDSRKMYENGMPETGGDINTNATTWGKVPSNASIIYAFNEEDDARTNQDVGFDGLSDLEERGLDGISGTNYANLIDPASDNFQFFRGAELDAIDASIITRYKNYNNTEGNSPTLNQSTETYPISSTTYPDVEDINKDQTMNTVESYYEYKVSMNRNDLVVGKNFIVDEKITNVTLDNGGTQKTTWYQFRVPIRSGVSVNEISDFNSIRFIRMYLTNFKMPVVIRMGELDLVRGDWRRYTKTLDEDLTTPIDLDDDELKDFEVGVVSIEQNEGSYIQPPGIERERLQGSTTVQLQNEQSVTLKVNNLPANEARAIYKNISIDLRRFKNLKMFMHLQKNEGALAINDDDFSAIIRLGTDLNDNYYQIEMPLKVSTNGTSALDLWPEANNLDAFLETFGLVKLERDKIDFSIIDLFTSTEQDPSIPYTISVKGNPTLAQLKTIVLGIKNKTTAPISGEVWFNELRSSGFDNDGGWAAVVNADANFADVANVSLSGSMSTIGFGNVEDRVGQRSLDETKQYDFATTINLGKVFTPKEWGIQLPMSYSVGEKYIDPKYDPQYQDVELADALEANDNSEFSRDYTKRTSISFTNVKKNRNPNSTKKPKFYDVENLAVSYAHNKEFQRNYNIKKRINESVRASASYNFSFDSKPIEPFKNSTALESKYFKLIKDFNFNPIPKTFAVNSSINRNYNEQQSRNLIEGLSPQPELKQRRFMFDWDYTIGFDLTKSLQLNFNATNSYLYDTFNNSDDIQVFDDFFNTGRANHYHQKLNGTYNLPIDKIPFLKFIKADYAYTADFDWQAAPQSTININGVDVSSVELVGNVIQNANTHNINTTLSFDKIYKSLGFEKLLLTKAQRKNSKGLKGTGLPRTPGRVNKNKKLSIGKKILKGTYDILTSVKQGKISYSENNGQLLPGYSEDIGFLGGAPSSFAFGSQVDIRNRALENGWFVTRNQGDEYYSKTFSKTHYNKLDYTFTLKPIKDLNIDVRGNKIQTRDISQQLDLLSGSNQFEDTPFFETGNFSTSYSMVSTAFTDGDALFQKMRDYRSILSNRLATENGVPVSGFGENSQQVLLPAFMAAYSGKSPDKVNTGLFRNIPIPNWTLRYNGLMKFKFFKNNFSNFVVSHGYRSSYTVSSFTNNLQYDANNPYGNINVADNYEPELLVAAVTLVDEFSPLIKLDMKMRNSFSLRGEVKRDRTLTMNFNNSTLTDIKGTEFIFGMGYVFKDVKFNTRFTGKKQTLKGDINLRADVSLRDNLTQIRSVDEDNDQISGGQKLFSIKFTADYRLSNSLTASFYYNHQTSKYAISTTFPRQAINGGFNIIYNLGGN
- the gcvH gene encoding glycine cleavage system protein GcvH is translated as MNLPSELKYTKDHEWIKIEGNVATVGITEFAQGELGDIVYVDVDTLDDTVEEGEIFGSVEAVKTVSDLFMPLTGEVTAFNEELEDEPELVNSDPYGKGWMIKIEMSDSSQIANLLDAEAYKELIQG